The following coding sequences are from one Chelonoidis abingdonii isolate Lonesome George chromosome 4, CheloAbing_2.0, whole genome shotgun sequence window:
- the LOC116816362 gene encoding tumor necrosis factor receptor superfamily member 10B-like, translating to MGAGRFFLLLLLGVESSAISESRAEPSRHSCGDGEYLHQGYCCKYCPAGTYVSKHCTVPHTEGICYPCTDGEDYTAYANGLDECIRCKLCKEDQVTVSTCTSTSNTECQCKPGYFCPTLGCEMCYRCKSKCPEGKEIVQKCNATVDLECGHPPIGTATTGGWIAGVIVLIAFVAGCLLLFKKRISYNKTNKENKDAEKDVESEDSTEIFFAPEMANANTSAPILEIQNSVQSPPVLAVNSPNSALRNELSEDTSVVFSERSGLLLNGENNSGEESYHRTAGYSAPVKPPDKPNFVFCPGQSNGGMFVSQMVRDSEARPHIIVKELSQEALIESFYYFIKEVPPHNWNTFMRTHLTDNEIAKTTFEHPKNIEEQYYQMLIIWRNKFGNETSVVKLLDSLWNIGLRQSHENIVNHLISKDIITILEAKN from the exons GTTGAATCCTCAGCAATATCTGAGAGTAGAGCAGAGCCAAGCAGGCACAGCTGTGGTGATGGAGAATATCTGCATCAAGGCTACTGCTGTAAATACTGTCCTGCTG GCACTTACGTTAGTAAACACTGCACGGTTCCACATACTGAAGGAATTTGTTACCCTTGCACAGATGGAGAGGATTATACTGCTTATGCAAATGGCCTGGACGAATGCATACGATGTAAACTGTGCAAAGAAG ATCAAGTAACTGTGAGCACCTGCACTTCAACGAGCAATACTGAATGTCAGTGCAAGCCAGGCTATTTCTGTCCTACTCTAGGCTGTGAGATGTGTTACAGATGCAAGTCAAA GTGCCCAGAAGGGAAAGAAATTGTACAAAAATGCAATGCTACAGTTGACCTGGAGTGTGGCCATCCTCCTATAG GGACTGCAACTACTGGAGGTTGGATTGCTGGGGTCATCGTGCTCATTGCTTTTGTGGCTGGGTGCCttcttttatttaagaaaaggatatcatataataaaacaaataaag AAAATAAAGATGCAGAAAAAGATGTG GAGTCTGAGGATAGCACTGAAATTTTCTTTGCACCTGAAATGGCGAATGCTAACACTAGTGCACCCATTTTAGAGATACAAAACTCTGTTCAGAGTCCACCAGTTTTAGCAGTTAATAGTCCTAATTCTGCACTAAGAAATGAATTGTCTGAGGATACCAGTGTTGTATTTTCTGAGAGAAGTGGCCTACTACTAAATGGTGAAAACAACTCAGGGGAAGAGTCTTACCACAGGACTGCAGGATATTCAGCACCAGTAAAGCCTCCAGACAAGCCTAATTTTGTCTTTTGCCCTGGACAGTCAAATGGTGGGATGTTCGTATCTCAGATG GTCAGGGATTCTGAAGCCAGGCCTCATATAATAGTTAAAGAGCTTTCTCAAGAAG catTAATTgaaagtttttattattttataaaagaaGTCCCACCACATAACTGGAACACGTTTATGAGAACTCATCTAACAGATAATGAAATTGCTAAAACAACGTTTGAACATCCAAAAAATATTGAAGAGCAATATTATCAGATGCTAATCATTTGGAGAAACAAATTTGGAAATGAGACTTCTGTTGTTAAATTATTAGATAGCCTATGGAATATAGGACTGAGACAGTCTCATGAAAACATAGTAAACCATTTAATAAGTAAGGATATTATAACTATACTAGAGGCCAAAAACTAA